In the genome of Streptacidiphilus rugosus AM-16, one region contains:
- a CDS encoding RNA polymerase sigma factor, giving the protein MPTDQPTAPPVRDPAGFAVFYQQHFDAVLGFVTRRTDSAHLAADLTADIFLTALEQADGYDARRGAPIAWLYGIARNVLAAHFRGSVRERQAVSRIAGRRMLDDQDVAAIEGRIDAARAARQLAGRHAALSEPLRAVLDLVAVDGLTIREAAQALGISSATARVRLHRARKALQSVVPQTHSSLNALMEAAS; this is encoded by the coding sequence GTGCCAACGGACCAACCGACCGCCCCACCCGTGCGGGACCCAGCCGGGTTCGCCGTGTTCTACCAGCAGCACTTCGACGCGGTGCTCGGCTTCGTCACCCGTCGCACCGACAGCGCGCACCTGGCCGCGGACCTGACCGCGGACATCTTCCTGACCGCGCTGGAGCAGGCGGACGGCTACGACGCCCGGCGGGGCGCGCCCATCGCCTGGCTGTACGGGATCGCCCGCAACGTCCTGGCCGCGCACTTCCGCGGCAGCGTGCGTGAGCGGCAGGCCGTCTCCAGGATCGCCGGTCGCCGGATGCTGGACGACCAGGACGTCGCCGCGATCGAGGGGCGCATCGACGCCGCACGCGCCGCGCGGCAGTTGGCCGGCCGGCACGCCGCCCTCTCCGAACCGCTGCGCGCGGTGCTGGACCTGGTGGCCGTGGACGGGCTGACCATCCGCGAGGCCGCCCAAGCGCTGGGCATCAGCTCGGCCACCGCCCGGGTGCGCCTGCACCGGGCCCGCAAGGCGCTGCAGAGCGTCGTGCCGCAGACCCACTCGTCCCTGAACGCCCTCATGGAGGCCGCCTCGTGA
- a CDS encoding YeiH family protein — MTIIPARVGQSPGALSWRSPRAARSRAAVGRTAPGLLAAGLAVAVAAGVHRLVPTVSPMTAAVMLGVLAGNLRAREIRALPAATRPGLGVAAKRVMRLAVVLLGLKLALGDVLSLGWPTLVLVCLVVAATFFGTMWLGRRAGLPGDQPLLIATGFSICGASAVAAMNGVTESEERDTVTAVALVTLCGTLAIAVLPLLHHPLGLSAVQFGRWTGASVHDVGQVVAIGQTAGAAALGQAVVVKLMRVALLAPLVTGVSLVRSRRAARTPGGGGRAAGEKRPASLPLFLVGFLLCMAVRSTGLLSPGFVDAANTVDELLMAAALFALGSTVDVRALLRTGRRALLVGLASWVLIAAVSYAGVLLTT; from the coding sequence GTGACGATCATCCCCGCGCGCGTCGGCCAGAGCCCCGGTGCCCTTTCCTGGCGTTCCCCCCGAGCGGCGCGCTCGCGCGCGGCGGTCGGACGGACGGCGCCGGGACTGCTCGCCGCCGGGCTCGCCGTGGCCGTCGCCGCCGGGGTGCACCGTCTCGTGCCGACCGTCTCGCCGATGACCGCCGCCGTGATGCTGGGCGTCCTCGCGGGCAACCTGCGGGCGCGGGAGATCCGCGCACTGCCGGCGGCCACCCGGCCGGGGCTGGGCGTCGCCGCGAAGCGGGTGATGCGGCTGGCGGTCGTCCTGCTCGGGCTGAAGCTGGCGCTCGGCGACGTGCTGTCGCTGGGCTGGCCGACGCTGGTCCTGGTCTGCCTCGTCGTCGCGGCCACCTTCTTCGGCACGATGTGGCTCGGTCGCAGGGCCGGGCTGCCGGGCGACCAGCCGCTGCTCATCGCGACGGGCTTCTCGATCTGCGGAGCCTCCGCCGTCGCCGCGATGAACGGTGTGACCGAGAGCGAGGAGCGCGACACCGTCACCGCCGTCGCCCTGGTGACGCTCTGCGGCACCCTCGCCATCGCGGTGCTGCCGCTGCTGCACCACCCGCTCGGGCTGAGCGCGGTGCAGTTCGGCCGCTGGACCGGCGCGAGCGTGCACGATGTGGGACAGGTGGTCGCCATCGGGCAGACCGCGGGGGCGGCCGCGCTCGGGCAGGCCGTCGTGGTCAAGCTGATGCGGGTGGCGCTGCTAGCGCCGCTGGTCACCGGTGTCTCCCTGGTGCGGTCCCGCCGCGCGGCCAGGACGCCGGGCGGAGGCGGCCGGGCGGCGGGTGAGAAGCGTCCGGCGTCGCTGCCGCTCTTCCTGGTCGGGTTCCTCCTCTGCATGGCGGTCCGCAGCACGGGCCTGCTCTCCCCCGGTTTCGTGGACGCTGCCAACACCGTCGACGAGCTGCTGATGGCGGCCGCGCTCTTCGCCCTGGGCAGCACCGTCGACGTGCGGGCGCTGCTGCGCACCGGACGCCGCGCGCTGCTGGTCGGACTCGCCTCCTGGGTCCTGATCGCGGCGGTCTCCTACGCGGGCGTCCTGCTCACCACCTGA
- a CDS encoding FAD-dependent monooxygenase — protein MADVDVLVVGAGPVGLTAAAELRRHGVECRIVDALSTPQHYAKAVGVQPRTLEVWDAMGLVREALDEAVPLLGQLAFVDGKAAPRLELRLPPEVPYTFAALPQYTTERLLTEQLARFGTSVERGTRLQEAAQHPDRVEATLVREDGRIERVQARYLVGCDGAHSLVRKAAGLAFEGDAFPEQYMLGDVEVDWELPAGYAVRSSHLDADGATDDLLVCIPLPGERRYRMSMTVPPELAVLQGDRTGPAEGVVHGLASGRGPDLGQIQAVLDRLSPQPTTASTLRWSSTFRISHRLVDRYSNGRLLVAGDAAHIHPPTGAQGMNTGVQDAYNLAWKLALTVRGLGAEGLLDSYHAERHPVGEEVVGRTVRHARSGYDAESADAVDTLLLGEAQLLVGYPDSPLVEPEPPDDRAAGGPAPGDRAPDCRGLVRDLAQYPQRLFDLLRSPRHTLLLHAGPEHASGPGAARLQECATAARHAAHGLLDTYVILAADVPEAGSRPGLRPPRVLDRADGFRAAYAPRDGEAFVIRPDGHLAGRLHPATPDRLTALLRRTFA, from the coding sequence ATGGCCGATGTCGACGTTCTCGTGGTGGGGGCCGGGCCGGTGGGCCTGACCGCGGCGGCGGAGCTCCGACGGCACGGCGTCGAATGCCGGATCGTCGACGCCCTGTCCACGCCCCAGCACTACGCGAAGGCCGTCGGCGTCCAGCCGCGGACGCTGGAGGTCTGGGACGCCATGGGCCTGGTCCGCGAGGCGCTGGACGAGGCCGTGCCGCTGCTCGGGCAGCTGGCCTTCGTCGACGGCAAGGCGGCGCCGCGGTTGGAGCTGCGGCTGCCGCCCGAGGTCCCCTACACCTTCGCCGCCCTCCCCCAGTACACGACCGAGCGGCTGCTCACCGAGCAGCTGGCCCGGTTCGGCACGTCGGTGGAGCGCGGGACCAGGCTCCAGGAGGCGGCGCAGCACCCCGACCGGGTCGAGGCCACGCTCGTCCGCGAGGACGGCCGCATCGAGCGGGTGCAGGCCCGGTACCTCGTCGGCTGCGACGGCGCCCACAGCCTGGTCCGCAAGGCCGCGGGTCTCGCTTTCGAGGGCGACGCCTTCCCCGAGCAGTACATGCTCGGGGACGTCGAGGTGGACTGGGAGCTGCCCGCCGGCTACGCCGTACGGTCCTCGCACCTGGACGCGGACGGCGCGACGGACGACCTGCTGGTGTGCATCCCGCTGCCGGGCGAGCGCCGCTACCGGATGTCCATGACGGTCCCCCCGGAACTGGCCGTCCTTCAGGGGGACCGCACGGGTCCGGCGGAGGGGGTGGTGCACGGACTCGCGAGCGGCCGCGGTCCGGACCTCGGGCAGATCCAGGCCGTGCTCGACCGGCTCTCCCCGCAGCCCACGACCGCGTCGACGCTGCGCTGGTCGTCGACGTTCCGGATCAGCCACCGGCTGGTCGACCGCTATAGCAACGGCCGGCTCCTCGTCGCCGGGGACGCCGCGCACATCCACCCGCCCACCGGCGCCCAGGGCATGAACACCGGGGTGCAGGACGCCTACAACCTCGCCTGGAAGCTGGCCCTGACGGTCCGCGGCCTCGGCGCCGAAGGCCTGCTGGACAGCTACCACGCCGAACGCCACCCGGTCGGCGAGGAGGTCGTCGGGCGCACGGTCCGCCACGCACGCTCCGGATACGACGCCGAGAGCGCCGACGCCGTGGACACGCTCCTGCTGGGCGAGGCGCAACTGCTGGTGGGCTACCCGGACAGCCCGCTCGTCGAGCCGGAGCCCCCGGACGACCGAGCGGCGGGCGGCCCCGCCCCGGGGGACCGGGCGCCGGACTGCCGCGGCCTGGTCCGCGACCTCGCCCAGTACCCCCAGCGGCTCTTCGACCTGCTCCGCAGCCCGCGGCACACACTGCTGCTGCACGCGGGCCCCGAGCACGCCTCCGGCCCGGGCGCGGCGCGACTGCAGGAGTGCGCCACCGCGGCCCGCCACGCCGCCCACGGTCTGCTCGACACCTACGTGATCCTCGCCGCGGACGTCCCCGAAGCCGGCAGCCGGCCGGGGCTGCGCCCGCCCCGTGTGCTGGACCGGGCCGACGGCTTCCGCGCCGCCTACGCTCCGCGGGACGGCGAGGCCTTCGTCATCCGCCCCGACGGCCACCTCGCGGGCCGCCTCCACCCGGCCACCCCCGACCGGCTGACGGCACTGCTGCGCCGCACCTTCGCCTGA
- a CDS encoding aminotransferase-like domain-containing protein — MYDGSSIEALVAILRGEVARLAPGDRLPSSRDLIARHGVGPVTVSRAIALLAAEGVVVTRPGSGTYVAARRARPADAEPDTSWQTVALAGRQFPAERPDEQAGAPAPGTIALSGGYLHESLQPTRLLGGALARAARRPDAWHRAPAAGLSTLRTIFARQTGGDVGPEDVLVTGGTQGALSMLFRALAAPGSPVLVESPTYPGALAAARSAGLQPVPVPMDEHGLRPDLLADAFAMTGARLLYCQPTFHNPTGSVLSPERRRQIVDVARAAGAFLVEDDFARHLGHGRPVPRPLVADDREGTVVHLTSLTKPASPSLRIGAVVARGPVMRRLLGMRRVDDFFIARPLQEAAVELLSTPTWDRHLRSLAGELRQRCLVLADALARELPDWSLLRVPEGGLHLWLRLPPGLTEAALVDAARTHRVAVDPGQHFFAAEPPAPHLRLGFAAAADPADLTEAAARLATAAGRAGTAGA; from the coding sequence ATGTATGACGGTAGCAGTATCGAGGCGTTGGTGGCGATCCTCCGTGGTGAGGTCGCCCGCCTCGCGCCGGGCGACCGCCTGCCCAGCAGCCGGGATCTGATCGCACGTCACGGGGTCGGGCCGGTCACGGTCTCCCGGGCGATCGCCCTGCTGGCCGCCGAGGGCGTGGTCGTCACCCGCCCCGGCAGCGGCACCTATGTGGCCGCCCGGCGCGCCCGTCCCGCCGACGCCGAGCCGGACACCTCCTGGCAGACGGTCGCGCTGGCGGGCCGTCAGTTCCCCGCCGAGCGACCCGACGAGCAGGCGGGGGCGCCTGCGCCCGGCACGATCGCTCTCTCCGGCGGGTACCTGCACGAGAGCCTGCAGCCCACCCGCCTGCTCGGCGGAGCCCTCGCCCGCGCCGCGCGGCGTCCTGACGCCTGGCACCGCGCCCCGGCGGCGGGACTGTCGACGCTGCGCACGATCTTCGCCAGGCAGACCGGCGGGGACGTCGGCCCGGAGGACGTCCTGGTGACCGGCGGCACGCAGGGGGCGCTCTCGATGCTCTTCCGCGCCCTCGCCGCGCCCGGCAGCCCGGTCCTGGTCGAGTCGCCGACCTACCCGGGCGCGCTCGCCGCCGCGCGCTCCGCCGGGCTGCAACCGGTGCCGGTGCCGATGGACGAGCACGGGCTCCGCCCCGACCTGCTCGCCGACGCCTTCGCGATGACCGGCGCCCGGCTGCTCTACTGCCAGCCCACCTTCCACAACCCCACCGGCAGCGTGCTCAGCCCCGAACGGCGCCGGCAGATCGTCGACGTGGCGCGCGCCGCGGGGGCCTTCCTCGTGGAGGACGACTTCGCCCGCCACCTCGGCCACGGCCGCCCGGTGCCGCGCCCGCTGGTCGCCGATGACAGGGAAGGGACGGTCGTCCACCTCACCTCACTGACCAAGCCCGCCTCGCCCAGCCTGCGGATCGGCGCGGTCGTCGCCCGCGGACCGGTGATGCGGCGGCTGCTGGGCATGCGGCGGGTCGACGACTTCTTCATCGCCCGGCCGCTCCAGGAAGCCGCCGTCGAACTGCTCAGCACGCCCACCTGGGACCGTCATCTGCGCAGTCTGGCCGGTGAGCTGCGGCAGCGCTGCCTCGTCCTCGCGGACGCGCTGGCGCGCGAACTGCCCGACTGGTCCCTGCTCCGCGTCCCCGAGGGCGGCCTGCACCTGTGGCTCAGGCTTCCGCCCGGTCTCACCGAGGCGGCCCTCGTGGACGCGGCCCGGACCCACCGGGTCGCGGTCGACCCCGGGCAGCACTTCTTCGCGGCCGAGCCGCCGGCCCCGCACCTGCGCCTCGGCTTCGCCGCCGCGGCCGACCCCGCCGACCTCACCGAAGCGGCCGCCCGCCTGGCCACGGCGGCCGGGCGGGCGGGGACGGCGGGAGCCTGA
- a CDS encoding anti-sigma factor translates to MNAPLNFQQRLGDELTARAAALSAPTLVATPIPVRTRPRHGRRVAVTAFGLAAAVTAVVLGAHVGGSPAPGQAAPTAKPVAGNPTPAVENASFTVTVRKGGTVALQVTGSKLSGLQSALRGAGLNAVVLNPSASCHTRVVSVGGDQLGKVMSLDPKNGRIALLTPGAVPDGETLLVVNENPANGLHKSTVGSLAYMLVKHVPSCFPASQVDIGEGYVPR, encoded by the coding sequence GTGAACGCTCCCCTGAACTTCCAGCAGCGGCTCGGCGACGAGCTCACCGCCCGCGCGGCGGCCCTGTCCGCTCCGACCCTCGTCGCGACCCCGATCCCGGTCCGCACCCGGCCGCGTCACGGCCGTCGCGTCGCGGTGACCGCCTTCGGGCTGGCCGCGGCGGTCACCGCGGTCGTCCTGGGCGCGCACGTCGGCGGCAGCCCGGCTCCCGGTCAGGCGGCGCCGACCGCCAAGCCCGTCGCGGGCAACCCCACGCCGGCCGTCGAGAACGCCTCCTTCACCGTGACGGTCCGCAAGGGCGGCACGGTCGCCCTCCAGGTGACCGGCTCCAAGCTGTCCGGGCTCCAGTCGGCCCTCCGGGGAGCGGGCCTGAACGCGGTCGTGCTGAACCCCTCGGCCTCCTGCCACACCCGGGTGGTGAGCGTCGGCGGCGACCAGCTCGGCAAGGTGATGTCCCTGGACCCGAAGAACGGCCGCATCGCGCTGCTGACCCCTGGCGCCGTCCCGGACGGGGAGACCCTGCTGGTCGTCAACGAGAACCCCGCCAACGGGCTCCACAAGAGCACCGTGGGCAGCCTCGCCTACATGCTGGTCAAGCACGTGCCCAGCTGCTTCCCCGCCTCCCAGGTCGACATCGGCGAAGGCTACGTGCCCCGCTGA
- a CDS encoding DUF6000 family protein: protein MTRAHEEPELLELIHRYVTVDQRYLRLGVGLTGLTGRERSRAVQDLAAAAARITDAELTVLLDQGGWRERKTAAWLVAASDRRWFRPRLGELLLASDGPYAGAAYCVALASFGTEADAQILCDYLDLYLRRPDLDYDQGVAMGALRHVDAELGGGHPARYLAPGGPWELWHAAVPSRPDESAIQRTTAALVGFARECVRAAGAAAPPRRRWPVLRQRRRSQ from the coding sequence GTGACCCGTGCGCATGAGGAACCTGAACTGCTGGAGCTGATCCACCGTTATGTCACGGTCGATCAGCGGTATCTGCGCCTGGGCGTCGGGCTCACCGGTCTGACGGGCAGGGAGCGGAGCCGCGCGGTGCAGGACCTGGCCGCCGCTGCCGCCCGCATCACCGACGCCGAACTGACGGTCCTGCTGGACCAGGGCGGATGGCGCGAGCGCAAGACCGCCGCCTGGCTGGTGGCCGCCTCCGACCGGCGGTGGTTCAGGCCCCGGCTGGGGGAACTGCTGCTCGCCAGCGACGGACCCTACGCCGGGGCCGCGTACTGCGTGGCGCTGGCGTCCTTCGGGACGGAGGCCGACGCGCAGATCCTCTGCGACTACCTCGACCTCTACCTGCGCCGCCCGGACCTGGACTACGACCAGGGCGTGGCGATGGGAGCGCTTCGGCACGTCGACGCCGAGCTGGGCGGCGGCCACCCGGCCCGGTACCTGGCGCCCGGCGGACCGTGGGAGCTGTGGCACGCGGCCGTTCCTTCCAGGCCCGACGAGTCGGCGATCCAGCGGACGACCGCAGCGCTGGTCGGCTTCGCGCGGGAATGCGTCCGCGCGGCCGGCGCGGCGGCCCCACCCCGTCGCCGGTGGCCGGTGCTCCGTCAGCGGCGTCGGTCGCAGTGA
- a CDS encoding LysR substrate-binding domain-containing protein codes for MTDDAAKAGRPGGRNGDPTAAGRRNRNGGGHGGGNGGAEGAGSPTRAPASRRLPDLETLELLVAVADTGSIGRAAAQQQITQPAASARLRTLERKLSLQLLDRSRRGSRLTGAGLVVTEWARGVLDQAHVLAETLAALQAQQRGELRLAASLTLAEQLLPGWLVSLRQVSPATHVGLRVTNSHQVIEALRHGEADLGFIEGPFVPRDLRSLPVGRDRLAVVTAPGHPWALRGTPVSGAELAETPLLLREPGSGTRETLERALRPWVGPSVPVLELGATGPLRSAAAQGAAPAVLSLLAVADDLADGRLVEIPVAPEVALTRVLRAVWRSDTELTPPAKLLLDVARRHRT; via the coding sequence ATGACGGACGACGCGGCGAAGGCAGGGCGGCCGGGCGGCCGGAACGGCGACCCCACCGCTGCGGGCCGTCGCAACCGCAACGGCGGCGGGCACGGCGGCGGCAACGGCGGAGCCGAGGGAGCGGGCAGTCCGACGCGAGCCCCGGCCTCCCGGCGGCTGCCCGATCTGGAGACCCTGGAGCTGCTCGTCGCCGTCGCCGACACCGGCAGCATCGGCCGCGCCGCCGCCCAGCAGCAGATCACCCAGCCGGCCGCCAGCGCCCGGCTGCGCACCCTGGAGCGCAAGCTCTCGCTTCAGCTGCTGGACCGCTCACGCCGCGGCTCGCGGCTCACCGGGGCGGGGCTGGTCGTCACCGAGTGGGCGCGCGGCGTACTGGACCAGGCCCACGTGCTGGCCGAGACCCTGGCCGCCCTCCAGGCCCAGCAGCGCGGCGAGCTGCGCCTGGCCGCCAGCCTGACCCTGGCCGAGCAGCTGCTGCCGGGCTGGCTGGTGAGCCTGCGTCAGGTGAGCCCCGCGACGCACGTCGGACTGCGGGTCACCAACAGCCACCAGGTGATCGAGGCGCTGCGGCACGGCGAGGCGGATCTCGGCTTCATAGAGGGCCCGTTCGTGCCCCGTGACCTGCGCTCGCTCCCCGTCGGACGCGACCGCCTGGCCGTGGTGACCGCACCGGGCCACCCCTGGGCCCTGCGCGGCACGCCCGTCTCCGGCGCGGAGCTCGCCGAGACGCCGCTGCTGCTGCGCGAGCCGGGCTCGGGCACCCGCGAGACGCTGGAGCGGGCGCTGCGCCCCTGGGTCGGGCCGTCCGTCCCGGTCCTGGAACTCGGGGCCACCGGTCCGCTGCGCAGCGCGGCGGCCCAGGGCGCGGCACCGGCCGTGCTGTCCCTGCTCGCCGTCGCGGACGACCTCGCCGACGGCCGCCTGGTCGAGATCCCCGTCGCCCCCGAGGTGGCACTGACCCGCGTGCTGCGCGCGGTCTGGCGCAGCGACACGGAGCTCACCCCGCCGGCCAAGCTCCTCCTCGACGTGGCCAGGCGCCACCGCACGTGA
- a CDS encoding sigma factor-like helix-turn-helix DNA-binding protein: MTDLPFRLPSSLSKEAVEAWLEALEHGSVPQAPSGEGRPSPGAHPRSVYDELLRAGLLRHHVDTDMLVPVDPEAAALQAERQAREMWLQASRLQDEWSPLADAYRDARRKDGVSGSLVRYVEGKPAIAQQINLIASSAKTRVFAVQPGGSRTKESLDNSFPIDLALLRRGAQRRVMYQTPARKHPDTRDYVRALVEAGGEVRTADELYDRVVIADRTVIHPVDETMDSAVVITEPAIVEFHLRLFAQAWRAAEPFLEPVRKTDVPDGRRGDQLTAMQRRIVRMAVQEKLKHEVIARETGLSLRTVRRQLGEARRVFGGAPTTHALAWEIRGEYPEGFPADW; the protein is encoded by the coding sequence ATGACCGATCTGCCGTTCCGGCTGCCCAGCTCCCTGTCGAAGGAAGCGGTCGAGGCCTGGCTCGAGGCGCTCGAACACGGCAGCGTCCCCCAGGCTCCGAGCGGGGAAGGACGTCCTTCCCCGGGGGCGCATCCCCGCTCGGTGTACGACGAGCTGCTCCGGGCCGGCCTGCTGCGCCACCACGTCGACACGGACATGCTGGTCCCGGTCGACCCGGAGGCCGCGGCGCTCCAGGCCGAGCGTCAGGCCAGGGAGATGTGGCTCCAGGCCTCCCGTCTGCAGGACGAGTGGAGTCCGCTCGCCGACGCCTACCGCGACGCCCGCCGCAAGGACGGGGTCAGCGGTTCGCTCGTCCGCTACGTCGAGGGCAAGCCCGCCATCGCGCAGCAGATCAACCTGATCGCCTCCTCGGCCAAGACCCGGGTCTTCGCCGTCCAGCCCGGCGGATCGCGCACCAAGGAGTCGCTGGACAACAGCTTCCCGATCGATCTGGCCCTGCTGCGCCGCGGAGCCCAACGCCGGGTCATGTACCAGACCCCGGCGCGCAAGCATCCGGACACCCGCGACTACGTGCGCGCCCTGGTCGAGGCGGGCGGCGAGGTCAGGACGGCCGACGAGCTCTACGACCGGGTCGTCATCGCGGACCGCACGGTGATCCATCCCGTCGACGAGACGATGGATTCGGCGGTGGTCATCACCGAACCGGCGATCGTGGAATTCCATCTGCGGTTGTTCGCGCAGGCGTGGAGAGCGGCGGAGCCCTTCCTTGAACCGGTCAGGAAGACCGATGTGCCCGACGGGCGGCGCGGTGATCAGCTGACCGCGATGCAGCGAAGAATCGTGCGGATGGCCGTTCAGGAAAAACTCAAACACGAGGTGATCGCGAGAGAGACGGGCCTGTCGCTGCGGACGGTTCGGCGACAGTTGGGGGAGGCCCGGAGAGTGTTCGGGGGCGCGCCCACGACGCACGCTCTCGCTTGGGAGATCCGCGGAGAATACCCTGAGGGATTCCCCGCGGATTGGTAG
- a CDS encoding aminotransferase class V-fold PLP-dependent enzyme has product MKEHDSAFVRTPEPLLDVTSLRADTPGCEQVIHFNNAGCGLMARPVLRAMLDHLHLEAAVGGYEAAAAKAAEIADFHASLAELLGAEPRNIAFAASATHAYTKALSAIDFRPGDVILTTRNDFISNQIAFLALRKRHGVRLVHAPDRPDGGGVDVEAMAALMRAHRPRLVAVTHVPTNSGLVQPIAEIGAHCRELDLLYLVDACQSVGQYPIDVEETGCDLLTATCRKFLRGPRGSGFLYVSDRALAAGYEPLHIDMHGARWTAPEDYRPVDTAARFEEWEFPYATVLGCAAAVRYALRLGLEPVARRTPALAGRLREQLAALPGVRTLDRGPAPAALVTFAIEGWEPAPFKAALDACGVNSALSYREFAQYDFADKDVAWCLRLSPHYYNTEDEVDAVAAAVAELARSAR; this is encoded by the coding sequence ATGAAGGAACACGATAGCGCTTTCGTCCGTACACCGGAACCGCTCCTCGATGTCACCTCGCTCCGGGCCGACACCCCCGGCTGCGAGCAGGTGATCCACTTCAACAACGCCGGCTGCGGCCTGATGGCCCGTCCGGTGCTCCGGGCGATGCTCGACCATCTGCACCTGGAGGCGGCCGTCGGCGGCTACGAGGCCGCCGCCGCCAAGGCCGCCGAGATCGCCGACTTCCACGCCTCGCTCGCCGAACTCCTGGGCGCCGAGCCCCGCAACATCGCCTTCGCCGCCAGCGCGACGCACGCCTACACCAAGGCCCTCTCCGCGATCGACTTCCGGCCCGGCGACGTCATCCTCACCACCCGCAACGACTTCATCTCCAACCAGATCGCCTTCCTGGCGCTGCGCAAACGGCACGGCGTCCGGCTGGTGCACGCCCCCGACCGCCCGGACGGCGGCGGCGTCGACGTCGAGGCGATGGCCGCGCTGATGCGCGCGCACCGCCCGCGGCTGGTCGCCGTCACCCACGTGCCCACCAACTCCGGTCTGGTGCAGCCGATCGCCGAGATCGGAGCGCACTGCAGGGAGCTCGACCTGCTGTACCTGGTCGACGCCTGCCAGTCGGTGGGGCAGTACCCGATCGACGTCGAGGAGACCGGCTGCGACCTGCTCACTGCCACCTGCCGCAAGTTCCTGCGCGGGCCCAGGGGTTCGGGCTTCCTCTACGTCTCGGACCGGGCCCTGGCGGCGGGGTACGAGCCGCTGCACATCGACATGCACGGCGCACGCTGGACCGCTCCCGAGGACTACCGTCCCGTCGACACGGCCGCCCGCTTCGAGGAGTGGGAGTTCCCCTACGCCACCGTGCTCGGCTGCGCCGCGGCGGTCCGCTACGCGCTGCGCCTCGGGCTGGAGCCGGTCGCGCGCCGAACGCCGGCCCTGGCCGGGCGGCTGCGCGAGCAACTGGCCGCGCTCCCCGGCGTCCGGACCCTGGACCGCGGTCCCGCCCCCGCCGCGCTGGTCACCTTCGCGATCGAGGGCTGGGAGCCCGCGCCCTTCAAGGCGGCGCTGGACGCGTGCGGCGTCAACTCCGCGCTCAGCTACCGGGAGTTCGCCCAGTACGACTTCGCCGACAAGGACGTCGCCTGGTGCCTGCGCCTGTCGCCGCACTACTACAACACCGAGGACGAGGTGGACGCGGTGGCGGCGGCGGTCGCCGAACTCGCGAGGAGCGCCCGATGA
- a CDS encoding MFS transporter: protein MTRVPPPADTPASPELSEPPDPAASTPTPQASLWRNRDFTRFWVGETVSLLGTQVTNLALPLTAIGAFGATDAQVGLLRFLQLVPYLGLAMLIGVWTDRVRRRPVMLGANLVRLVLLALVPLLYWAHALDLPVLMAIACTVGIASVVFDVCWMSYVPVLVRSPAQYVEAGARMSAGASAADVAGPGLAGVLVSALGAPVAVVVDACSYAVSLVSLLLIRTPEPRPGPVAERRLWRELGDGLGWVLRDRVLRSLALIGFCCNFSMITVWTMFLLYGAHDLHLGGATLGAVFATASVGGLIGALLSRKVIARFPLGRVYLVAQSVLLLGPSLIPLAAGPRPVTVAMFVLSFFATYLGLGVAGVVIVSLRQAMTPQSMMGRMTAAFRTLLFGGGALGGLAAGLLTGRLGAHGALTTAAVGSAAVVVALLVSPVSRLKALPSVRREEPVAS from the coding sequence ATGACCCGCGTCCCGCCGCCGGCCGACACACCCGCCTCCCCGGAGCTGTCGGAGCCTCCGGACCCGGCCGCCTCGACCCCGACGCCGCAGGCGAGCCTGTGGCGCAACAGGGACTTCACCCGGTTCTGGGTGGGGGAGACCGTCTCGCTGCTCGGCACCCAGGTGACCAACCTCGCGCTTCCGCTGACCGCCATAGGCGCGTTCGGCGCGACCGACGCGCAGGTCGGACTGCTGCGCTTCCTGCAGCTCGTCCCCTACCTCGGGCTGGCCATGCTGATCGGCGTCTGGACCGACCGGGTCCGCCGACGGCCGGTAATGCTGGGCGCCAACCTCGTCCGGCTGGTGCTGCTCGCGCTCGTGCCGCTGCTGTACTGGGCCCACGCGCTCGACCTGCCGGTGCTGATGGCGATCGCCTGCACCGTCGGCATCGCCTCGGTGGTGTTCGACGTGTGCTGGATGTCGTACGTCCCGGTGCTGGTGCGGAGCCCCGCCCAGTACGTCGAGGCCGGCGCACGGATGAGCGCGGGCGCGTCCGCCGCCGACGTGGCCGGCCCCGGCCTGGCGGGCGTCCTGGTCTCCGCCCTCGGCGCGCCGGTCGCCGTGGTCGTCGACGCCTGCTCCTACGCCGTGTCCCTGGTCTCACTGCTGCTCATCCGCACCCCCGAGCCGCGCCCCGGGCCGGTCGCGGAACGACGCCTGTGGCGCGAGCTCGGGGACGGCCTCGGCTGGGTCCTGCGCGACCGGGTGCTGCGCTCGCTCGCCCTGATCGGCTTCTGCTGCAACTTCTCGATGATCACCGTCTGGACGATGTTCCTGCTCTACGGCGCCCACGACCTCCACCTGGGCGGGGCGACCCTCGGGGCGGTGTTCGCGACCGCCTCCGTGGGCGGCCTGATCGGCGCGCTGCTCTCGCGGAAGGTCATCGCGCGCTTCCCGCTCGGCCGCGTCTACCTGGTGGCCCAGTCCGTGCTGCTGCTCGGTCCCTCGCTGATCCCCCTCGCGGCCGGACCGCGGCCGGTGACGGTCGCGATGTTCGTGCTGTCGTTCTTCGCGACCTACCTGGGCCTCGGCGTGGCCGGCGTCGTCATCGTCAGCCTCCGCCAGGCCATGACGCCGCAGTCGATGATGGGCAGGATGACGGCCGCGTTCCGCACCCTGCTCTTCGGGGGCGGCGCCCTGGGCGGCCTCGCCGCCGGGCTGCTCACCGGCCGGCTCGGCGCCCACGGCGCCCTGACCACTGCCGCGGTCGGCTCCGCCGCCGTCGTGGTCGCCCTGCTGGTCTCCCCGGTCAGCCGGCTGAAGGCGCTGCCCTCCGTGCGGCGGGAGGAGCCGGTGGCCTCGTGA